The following coding sequences are from one Corallococcus caeni window:
- a CDS encoding efflux RND transporter periplasmic adaptor subunit produces the protein MDIPKARAPRRKPYLLAALGLAALVAVTVGLSRLRPAAPTVDKASVWLDTVKRGPLVRQVKGTGSLVPESIRWLTADTAGRVERIHVQPGATVTAGTLLLELSNPDVQLQALEAERQLASAEGDFLELREVLQTQRLSQQATVAALTAEAADAARRSQANTALFQKSFAGDLETRQAQDKAQEAGQRLELERQRLDVMSQSLRQRLASQQEQVERLKAVARFRRQQVESMKVLAGEDGVLQELPLELGQWVTPGVLLAKVVKPDRLKAELRIAETQARDILPGLKAQVDTRNGIVEGTVARVAPAASQGTVRVEVSLPDTLPRGARPDLTVEGTVELERLDDVLSVGRPAGAQAESTLALFRLLPGGDEAVRIPVKLGRGSVNAVEVVQGLSEGDQVVLSDMTAWDAVERVRLR, from the coding sequence GTGGACATCCCGAAGGCTCGAGCACCCCGCCGCAAACCCTATCTCCTGGCCGCCCTGGGCCTCGCCGCGCTCGTGGCGGTGACGGTGGGCCTCTCCCGGCTGCGTCCCGCCGCGCCCACCGTGGACAAGGCCTCGGTGTGGCTGGACACGGTGAAGCGCGGCCCGCTGGTGCGCCAGGTGAAGGGCACGGGCTCGCTGGTGCCGGAGTCCATCCGCTGGCTCACCGCCGACACCGCCGGCCGCGTGGAGCGCATCCACGTCCAGCCCGGCGCCACCGTCACCGCGGGCACGCTGCTCCTGGAGCTGTCCAACCCGGACGTGCAGCTCCAGGCCCTGGAGGCCGAACGCCAGCTCGCGAGCGCCGAAGGCGACTTCCTGGAGCTGCGCGAGGTGCTCCAGACGCAGCGGCTGTCCCAGCAGGCCACCGTGGCCGCCCTCACCGCCGAGGCCGCCGACGCCGCCCGCCGCTCGCAGGCCAACACCGCGCTGTTCCAGAAGTCCTTCGCCGGCGACCTGGAGACGCGCCAGGCCCAGGACAAGGCACAGGAGGCCGGCCAGCGTCTGGAGTTGGAGCGCCAGCGCCTGGACGTCATGTCCCAGAGCCTGCGTCAGCGTCTGGCTTCACAGCAGGAGCAGGTGGAGCGGCTGAAGGCCGTGGCCCGCTTCCGCCGCCAGCAGGTGGAGTCCATGAAGGTGCTCGCGGGCGAGGACGGCGTGCTCCAGGAGCTGCCATTGGAGCTGGGCCAGTGGGTGACGCCCGGCGTGCTGCTGGCCAAGGTGGTGAAGCCGGACCGGCTCAAGGCGGAGCTGCGCATCGCGGAGACGCAGGCGCGCGACATCCTCCCGGGCCTGAAGGCGCAGGTGGACACGCGCAACGGCATCGTGGAGGGCACCGTCGCGCGAGTGGCACCCGCGGCCAGCCAGGGCACGGTGCGCGTGGAGGTGTCGCTGCCGGACACGCTGCCCAGGGGTGCCCGGCCGGACCTCACCGTGGAGGGCACCGTGGAGCTGGAGCGGCTGGACGACGTGTTGTCCGTGGGCCGTCCGGCGGGAGCGCAGGCGGAGAGCACGCTGGCGCTCTTCCGGCTCCTGCCCGGCGGCGACGAGGCGGTGCGCATCCCCGTGAAGCTGGGCCGCGGCTCGGTGAACGCGGTGGAGGTCGTGCAGGGACTTTCAGAGGGTGATCAGGTGGTGCTGTCGGACATGACCGCGTGGGATGCGGTGGAGCGCGTGAGGCTGCGATGA
- a CDS encoding class I adenylate-forming enzyme family protein — protein sequence MPDSLLEVFLDHARHEPARPLLSFEGKRYTRGQLAEQVNAFARGLKARGLTPGDRVALFLENSDAFVITWLGVQAAGCVAVLVNTAYRQVELAHILSDAEVKVCVTGTSGASELAPLREQLPALQWLITVEPPPPGLPASLPTVGFDAIVEQGSASTVDLPLPRAEDLAVLGYTSGTTGRSKGAMLQHRQLLANVRAVTEAWRWTDADRLLLTLPLFHTHGLMVGLHGTLFTGASVDLRRRFVASEALTALRDDASLTLFFGVPTMYGRLLEESRRTGVTPRRLRLWVSGSAPLSPQLCLDIEARFGARILERYGMTETLMNTTQPYDGERRPGTVGMPFPGQEARVVDVRSRQPLPRGETGEIEVRGPHVFTGYWRRPDATQEAFDADGWFRTGDLGEWDPDGFLRITGRARELIISGGFNIYPREVEEVLTAHPSVAEAAVLGLPDPDFGEQVVAVIVPHPGAPTDAQALVDWCRERLAAFKKPRRVVFTDALPRNALGKVQKHVLKERLAAS from the coding sequence ATGCCGGACTCCCTGCTCGAAGTGTTCCTGGACCACGCCCGTCACGAACCCGCGCGCCCGCTGCTCTCCTTCGAGGGGAAGCGCTACACGCGCGGCCAGCTCGCGGAGCAGGTCAACGCGTTCGCTCGCGGACTCAAGGCCCGGGGACTGACTCCCGGTGACCGCGTCGCGCTCTTCCTGGAGAACAGCGACGCGTTCGTCATCACGTGGCTGGGGGTGCAGGCCGCGGGCTGCGTCGCCGTGCTCGTCAACACCGCGTACCGCCAGGTGGAGCTGGCCCACATCCTCTCCGACGCGGAGGTGAAGGTCTGCGTCACCGGCACCTCCGGGGCCTCGGAGCTTGCGCCGCTGCGTGAACAGCTCCCCGCGCTGCAATGGCTCATCACCGTGGAGCCGCCTCCACCGGGCCTGCCCGCGTCCCTTCCCACCGTTGGCTTCGACGCCATCGTGGAACAGGGCTCGGCCTCCACCGTGGACCTGCCGCTGCCTCGCGCGGAGGACCTGGCAGTGCTGGGCTACACGTCCGGCACCACCGGCCGCTCCAAGGGAGCCATGCTCCAGCACCGGCAGCTGCTCGCCAACGTGCGCGCCGTCACCGAGGCGTGGCGCTGGACGGACGCGGACCGGCTCCTGCTCACCCTGCCGCTGTTCCACACGCACGGGCTCATGGTGGGCCTCCATGGCACCCTGTTCACCGGCGCCAGCGTGGACCTGCGCCGCCGCTTCGTCGCCTCCGAAGCGCTCACCGCCCTGCGCGACGACGCGTCCCTCACCCTCTTCTTCGGCGTGCCCACCATGTACGGCCGCCTCCTGGAGGAGTCCCGCCGCACCGGCGTGACGCCGCGCCGCTTGCGCCTGTGGGTCTCCGGCTCCGCCCCCTTGAGCCCCCAGCTGTGCCTGGACATCGAGGCGCGCTTCGGCGCCCGCATCCTGGAGCGCTACGGCATGACCGAGACGCTCATGAACACCACCCAGCCCTACGACGGCGAACGCCGCCCCGGCACCGTGGGCATGCCCTTCCCCGGCCAGGAGGCCCGCGTCGTGGACGTGCGCTCCCGCCAGCCCCTGCCCCGCGGTGAGACGGGCGAAATCGAGGTCCGCGGCCCCCACGTCTTCACCGGCTACTGGCGCCGCCCGGACGCCACCCAGGAGGCCTTCGACGCGGACGGCTGGTTCCGCACCGGCGACCTGGGCGAATGGGACCCCGACGGTTTCCTGCGCATCACCGGCCGGGCCCGGGAACTCATCATCAGCGGTGGCTTCAACATCTATCCCCGTGAAGTCGAAGAGGTCCTCACCGCGCACCCCTCCGTCGCCGAGGCCGCCGTGCTGGGCCTGCCCGACCCGGACTTCGGTGAGCAGGTCGTCGCCGTCATCGTCCCCCACCCCGGCGCCCCCACCGACGCCCAGGCCCTGGTGGACTGGTGCCGCGAACGGCTCGCCGCCTTCAAGAAGCCGCGCCGCGTCGTCTTCACCGACGCCCTGCCTCGCAACGCCCTGGGAAAGGTCCAGAAACACGTCCTCAAGGAGCGCCTGGCCGCCTCCTAG
- a CDS encoding response regulator: MKRLLIVDDELAIVEALEDILSLEGYDIVTAYNGDEGLQRLLASKPDLVLLDLMMPVMDGGELLRRIRAHPDLQDLPVVVMSAGRLTDEERNASSHFLAKPFELDDLLGTIAKQLPAEGPRA, from the coding sequence ATGAAGCGGTTGCTCATCGTGGACGACGAGCTCGCCATCGTGGAGGCACTGGAAGACATCCTGTCGCTGGAGGGCTACGACATCGTCACCGCCTACAACGGCGACGAGGGCCTCCAGCGGCTCCTGGCCTCCAAGCCGGACCTGGTGCTGCTGGACCTGATGATGCCGGTGATGGACGGCGGAGAGCTCTTGCGCCGCATCCGCGCCCACCCGGACCTGCAGGACCTGCCCGTGGTGGTGATGAGCGCGGGCCGCCTCACGGACGAGGAGCGCAACGCCAGCTCCCACTTCCTGGCCAAGCCCTTCGAGCTGGACGACCTGCTGGGCACCATCGCGAAGCAGCTGCCCGCGGAGGGCCCCCGCGCGTAG
- the orn gene encoding oligoribonuclease, with protein sequence MASRDTRLVWLDLEMTGLDPETCGIIEVGVIVTGPDLRPLGEFERVIWQPEEMLQRMEPVVRDMHTKNGLLEKVRASNTSLRVAEREVTSFIAEFCDLGEGILAGNSIHTDRRFLIDHMPMVDRYLHYRMVDVTSLKVLVRAWYPALVEPRKPPSGHTALADLRSSISELQYYRDILFRATPG encoded by the coding sequence ATGGCTTCCCGTGACACCCGCCTGGTGTGGCTCGACCTGGAGATGACGGGTCTGGATCCGGAGACCTGCGGCATCATCGAGGTGGGCGTCATCGTCACCGGCCCGGACCTGCGCCCCCTGGGGGAGTTCGAGCGGGTCATCTGGCAGCCGGAGGAGATGCTCCAGCGCATGGAGCCCGTCGTGCGCGACATGCACACGAAGAACGGCCTGCTGGAGAAGGTGCGCGCGTCGAACACGTCCCTGCGCGTGGCGGAGCGCGAGGTGACGTCCTTCATCGCGGAGTTCTGCGACCTGGGCGAGGGCATCCTCGCGGGCAACTCCATCCACACGGACCGGCGCTTCCTCATCGACCACATGCCCATGGTGGACCGCTACCTGCACTACCGCATGGTGGACGTGACCAGCCTCAAGGTCCTGGTGCGCGCCTGGTACCCGGCGCTGGTGGAGCCGCGCAAGCCGCCCAGCGGGCACACCGCGCTCGCGGACCTGCGCTCCAGCATCAGCGAGCTGCAGTACTACCGGGACATCCTCTTCCGCGCGACGCCGGGCTGA
- a CDS encoding archease: MDVETLQAEDRRPRTHWEHFTRAELLGVRGVGRSMEQAFEMAALGLSALVTDPRSVEAHEELEVTCQSVDHDQLLADWLREVVGAMASRRLRFQCFAVRLDGLNLFGHGFGERAGQARHGTHVALTGASLTDVSVRQGPEGVWTAEALVDF; encoded by the coding sequence ATGGACGTCGAAACCTTGCAGGCGGAGGACCGCAGGCCCCGGACGCACTGGGAGCACTTCACGCGCGCCGAATTGCTCGGGGTGCGGGGCGTGGGCCGCTCCATGGAGCAGGCCTTCGAGATGGCGGCGCTCGGGCTCTCCGCGCTGGTGACGGACCCCCGGAGCGTGGAGGCGCACGAGGAGCTGGAGGTGACCTGCCAGTCGGTGGACCACGACCAGCTGCTCGCGGACTGGCTGCGGGAGGTGGTGGGCGCCATGGCCAGCCGGCGCCTGCGCTTCCAGTGCTTCGCGGTGCGCCTGGACGGGCTGAACCTCTTCGGCCACGGCTTCGGCGAGCGCGCGGGCCAGGCGCGCCACGGCACCCACGTGGCGCTGACGGGCGCGTCGCTCACGGACGTGTCCGTGCGCCAGGGGCCGGAGGGCGTCTGGACCGCCGAGGCGCTGGTGGACTTCTAG
- a CDS encoding phosphoribosyltransferase — MRFRDRAEAGQKLAGVLSPYRSGDVCVLGLTRGGLRVAYEVARALEKPLDLWVARRLHVPGSRLTLGAVSEGGGLYLDPQAARQAKLPGEALQRFVHDEVDDVERQARQLRGGLTPKVRGCTVLLVDDGMVTGATVAAALLGLKQQGVRQRVVAVGVATPRALELVRGRADAVHALTLDPALREVSEAYDAFPALNQDELRRWLTRAREAGPARTGSAAPDVAGGWWF; from the coding sequence ATGCGTTTCCGGGACAGGGCGGAGGCCGGACAGAAGCTCGCGGGGGTGCTGTCGCCCTACCGCTCCGGGGACGTGTGCGTGCTGGGGCTGACGCGCGGCGGACTGCGCGTGGCGTACGAGGTGGCCCGGGCGCTGGAGAAGCCCCTGGACCTGTGGGTCGCGCGCCGGCTGCACGTGCCGGGCAGCCGCCTCACGCTGGGCGCGGTGTCGGAAGGGGGCGGGCTGTACCTGGACCCCCAGGCCGCGCGCCAGGCGAAGCTGCCCGGGGAGGCGCTCCAGCGCTTCGTGCACGACGAGGTGGACGACGTGGAGCGGCAGGCCCGGCAGCTGCGGGGCGGCCTCACGCCGAAGGTCCGCGGGTGCACGGTGCTGCTGGTGGATGACGGCATGGTGACGGGCGCCACCGTGGCCGCGGCGCTCCTGGGGCTGAAGCAGCAGGGCGTGCGCCAGCGCGTCGTGGCGGTGGGCGTGGCGACGCCGCGCGCGCTGGAGCTGGTGCGGGGCCGCGCGGACGCGGTGCACGCGCTCACGCTGGACCCCGCGCTGCGCGAGGTCTCCGAGGCCTACGACGCCTTCCCCGCGCTCAACCAGGACGAGCTGCGGCGCTGGCTCACGCGCGCCCGGGAGGCCGGCCCCGCGCGGACCGGGAGCGCGGCGCCGGACGTGGCGGGCGGGTGGTGGTTCTGA
- a CDS encoding ribose-phosphate diphosphokinase — MTPFALVVGSASPHLGRALAQASGAAPVGVKLERFPDGELHIEVPPEEVRGRRVVLLQSSTPPVGEHLLELLLLADACWRAGAASMEAVVPYVGYARQDRRARAGEPLGGRLVADMLSHGRFSRVFTVDLHNPALEGCFGAPLEHLSALPLLADALRPHVTDTTVVVAPDLGAVKRAEALAKLLGRPWAVVHKARLSGEDVETLGLLGQVRGMRPILVDDMISTGGTLAAAAKELKGEGCVDDFILATTHALLVGPALERLHGVPVKRLVSTDSVEPRQDLPFPHQTVTLAPLLLRALRPDAR, encoded by the coding sequence ATGACGCCATTCGCCCTCGTCGTCGGCAGTGCCAGTCCCCACCTCGGCCGTGCGCTCGCCCAGGCGTCCGGCGCGGCCCCCGTGGGAGTGAAGCTGGAGCGCTTCCCGGATGGAGAACTGCACATCGAGGTGCCCCCGGAGGAGGTGCGCGGCCGCCGCGTCGTCCTCCTCCAGTCATCCACCCCGCCCGTGGGGGAGCACCTGCTGGAATTGCTCCTGCTGGCGGACGCGTGCTGGCGCGCGGGCGCCGCGTCCATGGAGGCGGTGGTCCCCTACGTGGGCTACGCGCGGCAGGACCGGCGGGCCCGGGCGGGCGAGCCCCTGGGCGGCCGGCTGGTGGCGGACATGTTGTCCCATGGACGCTTCTCCCGCGTGTTCACCGTGGACCTGCACAACCCGGCCCTGGAGGGCTGCTTCGGCGCCCCGCTGGAGCACCTGTCCGCGCTGCCGCTGCTGGCGGACGCGCTGCGCCCCCACGTCACCGACACCACCGTGGTGGTGGCGCCGGACCTGGGCGCGGTGAAGCGGGCGGAGGCGCTGGCGAAGCTGCTCGGCCGCCCGTGGGCGGTGGTGCACAAGGCGCGGCTGAGCGGCGAGGACGTGGAGACGCTGGGCCTCTTGGGCCAGGTGCGCGGCATGCGCCCCATCCTGGTGGACGACATGATCTCCACCGGCGGCACGCTGGCGGCGGCGGCGAAGGAGCTGAAGGGCGAGGGGTGCGTGGACGACTTCATCCTCGCCACCACGCACGCCCTCCTGGTGGGCCCCGCGCTGGAGCGCCTGCACGGCGTGCCCGTGAAGCGGCTGGTCAGCACGGACAGTGTGGAACCGCGCCAGGACCTGCCCTTTCCCCACCAGACGGTGACGCTGGCCCCGCTGCTCTTGCGCGCACTGCGGCCCGACGCGCGTTAG
- a CDS encoding enoyl-CoA hydratase produces the protein MSDTLLTQLDAGVFSVTFNRPEKKNAFTHAMYEAATAALLEADRRDDVRVVLLSGAGGAFTAGNDIGDFLEHPPTGEDSAVFRYLRALAGLAKPVLAAVEGAAVGIGTTMLLHCDYVVAGEKARFSMPFVNLGLCAEGASSLLLPRAAGFALASELLLFGDPFDAATALRAGIINKAVPEAQLKDVALERARALAQRPAQALKVTKALIRGPLREQVETALKREGAEFVQRLASDEAKEAFMSFMSRGRK, from the coding sequence ATGTCCGACACGCTTCTGACGCAGCTCGACGCAGGGGTCTTCTCCGTCACCTTCAACCGGCCGGAGAAGAAGAACGCCTTCACCCACGCCATGTACGAAGCGGCCACCGCCGCCCTCCTGGAGGCGGACCGCCGCGACGACGTCCGGGTGGTGCTCCTGTCCGGCGCGGGCGGCGCGTTCACGGCGGGCAACGACATTGGCGACTTCCTGGAGCACCCGCCCACGGGCGAGGACAGCGCGGTGTTCCGCTACCTGCGCGCCCTGGCGGGCCTAGCCAAGCCGGTGCTGGCGGCGGTGGAGGGCGCGGCGGTGGGCATCGGCACGACGATGCTCCTGCACTGTGACTACGTGGTGGCCGGGGAGAAGGCGCGCTTCAGCATGCCCTTCGTCAACCTGGGCCTGTGCGCGGAGGGCGCCAGCAGCCTGCTGCTCCCGCGCGCGGCGGGCTTCGCGCTGGCGTCGGAGCTGCTGCTGTTCGGAGACCCGTTCGACGCGGCCACCGCGCTACGCGCCGGCATCATCAACAAGGCAGTCCCGGAGGCGCAGCTCAAGGACGTGGCCCTGGAGCGCGCCCGCGCCCTGGCCCAGCGTCCCGCCCAGGCGCTGAAGGTGACCAAGGCGCTCATCCGCGGCCCCCTGCGCGAGCAGGTGGAGACCGCCCTCAAGCGCGAGGGCGCGGAGTTCGTCCAGCGCCTGGCCTCCGACGAGGCGAAGGAGGCCTTCATGTCCTTCATGTCGCGCGGCCGGAAGTAG
- a CDS encoding M1 family metallopeptidase encodes MRPTKYSIVLKMDPKAEAFEGTVDVMLEVAKATNVIWMHGKGLIVKEATLEQAGVTHTLKASTAGEDFLGLTLDKPLAVGGAKLHLTYSGTASERENSGAFRVNEGGDWYIYTQFEPLGARRAFPSFDEPGFKVPWQLTFHVPEGNVAVTNTPQLADEKGADGWHIYRFAPTQPLPSYLVAFGVGPFDFLPARDAGQKHVKTRIITPRGRASEAAWAAKVTPDILERLEGYFGIPYAFEKLDVLAVPLMGGAMENPGLVTFNSRLILAKPEEDTVGRQRAFAGTQVHELAHQWFGDLVTMAWWDDLWLNESFASWMTPRILESWQPTWDAPVERVQDRNGALDADSLVAARFIRQPIQDAGDIQNAFDGITYGKGSAVLSMAETWLGRDVFQKGIQRYIRAHAGKNATAKDFLDALSQESGKDVAQVMNSFLDQTGAPFITATLLCDGGKPRVALTQQRYVRLGSKAPDAQSWKVPVCVKYPGAGKDATACTLMTEEKAEVALPEAKACPAWVFPNADGAGYYRLRLADDTRAKLMKSGLTKLSRAERVVLLSDSLALAQAGLMPAAEALPLLTGVAEDPDRQVLEAGLELMDLVSSRLLTEAQDADRARYVRDTFGPRARKLGFKPRPGESEDLRLLRPRLLELAGNEGDDPKLVAEARTLADQWLKDRKALSADVVGAVLSIAAQHGDAAFHAKLLEALRGEKDRYQRQQLLGGLSRVADPKLVKANLELLLDPKQDMRENLWLLFGASRDPRTRDTAVEFLKTHFDALVGTDDKPGLLPEGMGSRLPYMAAGYCDAGKRKELAAFFEPRADKLPGSERVLRQVLEIVDQCVALKEAQGASIGTFLSGKPKTPQAPPAPR; translated from the coding sequence GTGCGGCCCACGAAGTACTCCATCGTCTTGAAGATGGATCCGAAGGCGGAGGCCTTCGAAGGCACCGTCGACGTCATGCTGGAGGTGGCCAAGGCCACGAACGTCATCTGGATGCACGGCAAGGGCCTCATCGTGAAGGAGGCCACGCTGGAGCAGGCGGGCGTCACGCACACGCTCAAGGCCTCCACCGCAGGCGAGGACTTCCTGGGCCTGACGCTGGACAAGCCCCTGGCCGTGGGCGGCGCGAAGCTGCACCTGACGTACTCGGGCACCGCGTCCGAGCGCGAGAACTCCGGCGCCTTCCGCGTCAACGAGGGCGGCGACTGGTACATCTACACGCAGTTCGAGCCGCTGGGCGCCCGCCGCGCCTTCCCGTCCTTCGATGAGCCCGGCTTCAAGGTGCCGTGGCAGCTCACCTTCCACGTGCCGGAAGGCAACGTGGCCGTCACCAACACGCCGCAGCTCGCGGACGAGAAGGGCGCGGACGGCTGGCACATCTACCGCTTCGCGCCCACGCAGCCCCTGCCCAGCTACCTTGTCGCGTTCGGCGTGGGCCCGTTCGACTTCCTGCCCGCGCGCGACGCGGGGCAGAAGCACGTGAAGACGCGCATCATCACGCCGCGCGGCCGGGCCAGCGAGGCCGCGTGGGCCGCGAAGGTGACGCCCGACATCCTGGAGCGCCTGGAGGGGTACTTCGGCATCCCGTACGCGTTCGAGAAGCTGGACGTGCTCGCGGTGCCGCTGATGGGCGGGGCCATGGAGAACCCGGGCCTCGTCACCTTCAACTCGCGCCTCATCCTAGCGAAGCCGGAGGAGGACACCGTGGGCCGCCAGCGCGCGTTCGCGGGCACGCAGGTGCACGAGCTGGCGCACCAGTGGTTCGGCGACCTGGTCACCATGGCGTGGTGGGACGACCTGTGGCTCAACGAGTCCTTCGCCTCGTGGATGACCCCGCGCATTTTGGAGTCGTGGCAGCCCACGTGGGACGCGCCGGTGGAGCGCGTGCAGGACCGCAACGGCGCGCTGGACGCGGACAGCCTGGTGGCCGCGCGCTTCATCCGCCAGCCCATCCAGGACGCGGGTGACATCCAGAACGCCTTCGACGGCATCACCTACGGCAAGGGCAGCGCGGTGCTGTCCATGGCGGAGACGTGGCTGGGCCGCGACGTGTTCCAGAAGGGCATCCAGCGCTACATCCGCGCGCACGCGGGCAAGAACGCCACCGCGAAGGACTTCCTGGACGCGCTGTCGCAGGAGTCCGGCAAGGACGTGGCCCAGGTGATGAACAGCTTCCTGGACCAGACGGGCGCGCCCTTCATCACCGCGACCCTGCTGTGCGACGGCGGCAAGCCGCGCGTGGCCCTCACCCAGCAGCGCTACGTGCGCCTGGGCTCCAAGGCCCCGGACGCGCAGTCCTGGAAGGTGCCGGTGTGCGTGAAGTACCCGGGCGCCGGCAAGGACGCCACCGCGTGCACGCTGATGACGGAGGAGAAGGCGGAGGTCGCGCTGCCGGAGGCCAAGGCCTGCCCGGCCTGGGTGTTCCCCAACGCGGACGGCGCGGGCTACTACCGCCTGCGGCTGGCGGATGACACGCGGGCCAAGCTGATGAAGTCCGGCCTGACGAAGCTGTCGCGCGCGGAGCGCGTGGTGCTCTTGAGCGACTCGCTGGCGCTGGCGCAGGCGGGGCTCATGCCCGCGGCGGAGGCGCTGCCCCTGCTCACGGGCGTGGCGGAGGACCCGGACCGGCAGGTGCTGGAGGCGGGCCTGGAGCTGATGGACCTGGTGTCGTCGCGGCTGCTCACGGAGGCGCAGGACGCGGACCGCGCCCGCTACGTGCGGGACACCTTCGGGCCGCGCGCGCGCAAGCTGGGCTTCAAGCCGCGCCCCGGTGAGAGCGAGGACCTGCGCCTCCTGCGCCCGCGCTTGCTGGAGCTCGCCGGCAACGAGGGCGACGACCCGAAGCTCGTCGCGGAGGCGCGCACGCTGGCGGACCAGTGGCTCAAGGACCGCAAGGCGCTGTCCGCGGACGTGGTGGGCGCGGTGCTCTCCATCGCCGCGCAGCACGGGGACGCGGCCTTCCACGCGAAGCTGCTGGAGGCCCTGCGCGGGGAGAAGGACCGCTACCAGCGCCAGCAACTGCTGGGCGGCCTGTCCCGCGTGGCGGACCCGAAGCTGGTGAAGGCGAACCTGGAGCTGCTGCTCGACCCGAAGCAGGACATGCGGGAGAACCTGTGGCTGCTCTTCGGCGCGTCGCGCGACCCCCGCACCCGTGACACCGCGGTGGAGTTCCTGAAGACGCACTTCGACGCGCTGGTGGGCACCGACGACAAGCCCGGCCTGCTGCCGGAGGGCATGGGCTCCCGACTGCCGTACATGGCCGCCGGCTACTGCGACGCGGGCAAGCGCAAGGAGCTGGCCGCCTTCTTCGAGCCGCGCGCGGACAAGCTCCCCGGCTCCGAGCGCGTGCTGCGACAGGTGCTCGAAATCGTGGACCAGTGCGTCGCGCTGAAGGAGGCCCAGGGCGCGAGCATCGGGACGTTCCTGTCCGGCAAGCCGAAGACGCCGCAGGCGCCGCCCGCGCCCCGGTAA
- a CDS encoding lysophospholipid acyltransferase family protein, whose translation MSAPLSSHPLPSQTNTPPEGKTPPEHLRRIIGSPPGPVVAFLTRGVWALLTWLSPAARDALARFVASLAYTLGIRRKVALDNLARALPEKSEAERRDIARGAYLTMARVVVESLPSGDRMTPDWDQQGIVGEEAFAALKAHVATGKGALLVTAHFGNWELVGQMLIRWGIPLNALVRPLKGALNTRIAVNRLGAGAGLIYPKGAIQEITDAVNRGESAYMLLDQALPAKSAVFVPFFGQLASTTPAMAVAAERTGVPVFVVMGVRPPGPGARYKLEVEGPILPPKPGECADPITEHTARVTAALERAIRRHPEQWLWLHRRWKVQPPAVVTAPSPGLTEGTPQK comes from the coding sequence GTGTCCGCTCCCCTCTCCTCGCATCCGCTGCCATCGCAAACGAACACCCCTCCCGAGGGGAAGACGCCGCCGGAGCACCTGCGCCGCATCATCGGTTCGCCGCCGGGTCCCGTCGTGGCGTTCCTGACGCGGGGCGTCTGGGCGCTGCTCACGTGGCTGTCGCCCGCCGCACGCGATGCGCTGGCGCGCTTCGTCGCGAGCCTGGCCTACACGCTGGGCATCCGCCGCAAGGTGGCGCTGGACAACCTGGCGCGGGCGCTGCCGGAGAAGAGTGAAGCGGAGCGCCGCGACATCGCGCGCGGCGCGTACCTCACCATGGCGCGCGTGGTGGTGGAGTCGCTGCCGTCCGGGGACCGGATGACGCCGGACTGGGACCAGCAGGGCATCGTGGGCGAGGAGGCGTTCGCGGCGCTGAAGGCGCACGTGGCCACGGGCAAGGGCGCGCTGCTGGTGACGGCGCACTTCGGCAACTGGGAGCTGGTGGGCCAGATGCTGATCCGCTGGGGCATCCCGCTCAACGCGCTGGTGCGGCCGCTCAAGGGCGCGCTGAACACGCGCATCGCGGTGAACCGGCTGGGCGCGGGCGCGGGGCTCATCTACCCGAAGGGCGCGATTCAAGAGATCACCGACGCGGTGAACCGCGGCGAGTCCGCGTACATGCTGCTGGACCAGGCGCTGCCCGCGAAGTCCGCGGTGTTCGTGCCCTTCTTCGGCCAGCTCGCGTCCACGACACCCGCGATGGCGGTGGCCGCCGAGCGCACGGGCGTGCCGGTGTTCGTGGTGATGGGCGTGCGGCCTCCGGGCCCGGGCGCGCGCTACAAGCTGGAGGTGGAAGGCCCCATCCTCCCGCCGAAGCCCGGTGAGTGCGCGGACCCCATCACCGAGCACACCGCGCGAGTCACGGCGGCGCTGGAGCGCGCCATCCGCCGGCATCCGGAGCAGTGGCTGTGGCTGCACCGCCGCTGGAAGGTGCAGCCCCCTGCGGTCGTCACCGCGCCGTCCCCGGGACTCACCGAGGGCACGCCGCAGAAGTAG